In one Butyrivibrio proteoclasticus B316 genomic region, the following are encoded:
- a CDS encoding Rossmann-fold NAD(P)-binding domain-containing protein produces MEYIVVVLFAAAVFAAVILYLAFNQEQRERWLGFTFGIASVGGIAIYGTAHAHEATNLVAAIFETVVDVGRMFAGINNVSAFEKLVGADSKWMILFWGVHFLAYYSLASAIIMTVAKGMLKKIRTFFLHINDVELIYGITDNSLSYGRNIADKDHTSIVYVGTSTNGKESQISQMGGLLFSDSQALNPDAKFLQRLSVKRGKSKFRLCALSGNIDDNLEYAAKILRALEKAKVRPEQTEVILYGYEEHNGDMLQAVGDKYGYGTVRVFEKAELLARLLMQKYPICNAVTFDENARATCDTNVLLIGFGRKGQELLEKIVINGQFEGSNFKVKVFDKNGRGTDGFFRARFSSLLDNYDISFENHDGRSRELAVYLEENIDKLKYIAVAVGDDRTGREIAMNILEFMRGRGASLPVYQCCNDCVAKYELNSLVERYSIFDANILYNGMMDDLAKKLNHYYMNNSASAKKNWADCNYFDRMSSRASADYQAALLNRLGLCNGQELPAEILENLAKSEHLRWNAFYYASGYKKMDIETFKKRARNAQTSGNKRVSKDAEGKRHVCLVTWDELDEISDIENSIMGKDIDYKQKDRDNVLVIKGLLEK; encoded by the coding sequence ATGGAATATATTGTTGTGGTGCTATTTGCTGCGGCGGTGTTTGCTGCGGTCATATTGTATCTTGCATTTAATCAGGAGCAGAGGGAGAGATGGCTTGGCTTTACCTTTGGCATAGCTTCTGTGGGCGGAATAGCTATTTATGGAACGGCACATGCACATGAGGCAACTAACCTTGTGGCTGCAATATTTGAGACAGTAGTTGATGTTGGCAGGATGTTTGCGGGAATTAATAATGTCTCTGCCTTTGAGAAGCTTGTTGGGGCTGATTCCAAGTGGATGATACTGTTCTGGGGCGTTCACTTTCTTGCTTATTATTCTCTTGCCAGTGCCATCATAATGACTGTTGCCAAGGGAATGCTCAAGAAGATCAGAACTTTCTTTTTACATATCAATGATGTCGAGCTGATATATGGAATTACAGATAATTCCCTTTCATATGGCAGAAATATTGCTGATAAAGACCATACTTCAATAGTCTATGTGGGAACCAGTACTAATGGCAAGGAGAGCCAGATCAGCCAGATGGGCGGACTTCTTTTTTCAGATAGCCAGGCTCTAAATCCTGATGCCAAGTTTCTTCAGAGATTGTCTGTAAAGCGCGGTAAGAGTAAGTTCAGGCTCTGCGCTCTGTCCGGAAATATAGATGATAATCTTGAATATGCGGCCAAGATCCTGAGAGCTCTTGAAAAGGCCAAAGTACGTCCGGAGCAGACAGAAGTAATCCTTTATGGCTACGAAGAGCATAACGGAGATATGCTCCAGGCTGTGGGCGATAAATATGGCTATGGAACTGTAAGAGTCTTTGAAAAGGCAGAGCTTCTTGCAAGGCTTCTCATGCAGAAATATCCTATCTGCAATGCGGTTACTTTCGATGAAAATGCAAGGGCAACCTGTGATACCAATGTACTTTTGATAGGCTTTGGCAGAAAGGGACAGGAGCTTCTTGAAAAGATAGTAATAAATGGCCAGTTTGAGGGCAGCAACTTCAAAGTCAAGGTATTTGACAAGAACGGACGTGGAACAGATGGGTTTTTCAGAGCGAGGTTCAGCTCTTTACTGGATAATTATGATATTTCTTTTGAAAATCATGATGGACGCAGCAGAGAACTTGCAGTGTATCTTGAAGAGAACATCGATAAACTTAAGTATATAGCTGTAGCTGTAGGAGATGACCGCACAGGACGTGAAATAGCCATGAATATCCTTGAGTTTATGAGAGGAAGAGGCGCTTCGCTCCCTGTTTATCAGTGCTGTAATGACTGCGTGGCTAAATATGAACTTAACAGCCTTGTTGAGAGATATAGTATTTTTGATGCTAATATTCTCTATAACGGAATGATGGATGATCTGGCTAAAAAGCTTAATCATTATTACATGAACAACAGCGCTTCTGCTAAAAAGAACTGGGCAGACTGTAACTATTTTGACAGGATGAGTTCGAGAGCTTCAGCGGACTATCAGGCTGCGCTTTTAAACAGGCTCGGGCTATGTAATGGCCAGGAATTACCGGCTGAAATTCTGGAAAACCTTGCTAAATCTGAGCATCTTAGATGGAATGCTTTTTATTATGCGTCAGGCTATAAGAAGATGGATATTGAGACCTTTAAAAAGAGGGCGAGGAATGCACAGACATCCGGGAATAAGCGAGTATCCAAAGATGCTGAGGGCAAGAGGCATGTATGCCTTGTGACCTGGGATGAGCTTGATGAGATTTCTGATATTGAGAATAGTATTATGGGAAAAGATATAGATTATAAGCAGAAAGACCGGGATAATGTGCTTGTTATCAAAGGACTCCTTGAAAAATAA
- a CDS encoding CPBP family intramembrane glutamic endopeptidase: MTFAGLMLANDIKNRLIQPYFATVRDGTVSIITRNDILPTFFYALMMIVMKPVAEELFFRKAIISFGSKKRVFVLTLVSLILCAVTRAHGVLGIAEWILMAIPVTIAYVATRNIYISVMAHVAFEFYDNIYSIVYAVGRIMNR; encoded by the coding sequence TTGACTTTTGCAGGCCTGATGCTTGCTAATGATATCAAGAATAGACTGATCCAGCCGTATTTTGCGACAGTCAGGGACGGGACAGTCAGTATCATTACGCGTAATGATATTTTGCCAACATTTTTTTATGCACTTATGATGATAGTCATGAAGCCTGTGGCAGAGGAACTGTTCTTTAGGAAAGCCATTATTTCTTTTGGCAGTAAGAAAAGAGTGTTTGTACTTACTCTTGTGAGCCTTATTTTATGCGCAGTTACAAGAGCGCACGGGGTACTGGGAATAGCTGAATGGATCTTAATGGCGATTCCGGTTACGATTGCTTATGTTGCTACGAGAAATATTTATATTTCGGTAATGGCTCATGTGGCCTTTGAGTTTTATGACAATATATATTCTATTGTTTATGCTGTAGGCAGGATAATGAATAGATAG
- the hflK gene encoding FtsH protease activity modulator HflK, protein MLGKRGNAPKAKANPKLIIVIVIAVLALLCVGESFYSVREQEQAVLTMFGKVLRVDTAGLYFKIPFIQDVHTIDMTTHGVGIGYYIKDGQNITVDDEGVMITSDFNFVDIDFYLEYKVSDPVAFYYNSSNPEVIMKNMALACIRNTVVNYTVDDVITTAKGQIQAEVKEKLQNELTNSNIGMMVVNLSVQDAEPPTEEIVQAFKSVETAKQGKDTAVNNAKKYQSEELPKAEADADKIVQDAEAYKQARIAEAEGQVARFNEMYEQYKLQPYITKKRLFYETMEEVLPDLKVIITDGNTQQMLPLDNFNGND, encoded by the coding sequence ATGTTAGGAAAAAGAGGTAATGCGCCCAAGGCCAAGGCTAATCCCAAGCTGATAATAGTAATTGTTATCGCCGTTTTAGCTCTTTTGTGCGTGGGGGAGAGTTTTTATTCTGTTAGGGAACAGGAACAGGCTGTTCTCACAATGTTTGGTAAGGTGCTCAGAGTTGACACTGCCGGACTCTATTTTAAAATCCCATTTATTCAGGATGTGCATACTATAGATATGACAACTCATGGTGTGGGTATCGGATACTATATCAAGGATGGACAGAATATCACTGTTGATGATGAGGGAGTGATGATCACTTCTGACTTTAATTTTGTAGATATTGATTTCTATCTGGAGTATAAGGTAAGTGATCCTGTGGCATTTTATTATAATTCTTCCAATCCGGAAGTTATTATGAAGAATATGGCACTTGCCTGCATCAGAAATACTGTGGTTAATTACACAGTTGATGATGTTATTACTACTGCCAAAGGCCAGATCCAGGCTGAGGTTAAAGAGAAACTTCAGAATGAGCTCACAAACAGCAATATCGGTATGATGGTAGTTAACCTCTCTGTTCAGGATGCAGAACCACCGACAGAGGAAATCGTTCAGGCTTTCAAGTCTGTAGAAACAGCCAAGCAGGGCAAGGATACAGCAGTTAATAATGCCAAGAAGTATCAGAGCGAGGAGCTTCCCAAGGCAGAAGCTGATGCTGATAAGATCGTTCAGGATGCTGAAGCTTACAAGCAGGCCAGAATAGCAGAGGCAGAAGGTCAGGTTGCCAGATTTAATGAGATGTATGAGCAGTACAAGCTTCAGCCATACATCACCAAGAAGAGATTATTCTATGAGACTATGGAAGAAGTTCTTCCTGATCTTAAGGTTATCATCACTGATGGAAATACTCAGCAGATGCTGCCTTTGGATAACTTTAACGGTAATGATTGA
- the hflC gene encoding protease modulator HflC, whose product MEKKRFGFGKILVIIVLLVAAFLVGSSMYVVHQNEYVAVRRFGKIIAIASEPGLHFKTPFIEDTQSISGKIIIYDIPASDVITKDKKSMITDTYVLWRVSDPLKYIQTLNAVSARADERIEASVYNATKNAISSMSQDEVIEARGETLTKLITEEANSDMAGYGISIIQAQIKALDLPDDNKQAVYERMISERNNIAASYTAQGAAEAQKIHNETDKQVAIVKAQAQKSAAVLEAEGEAAYMETLSKAYDTEEKAEFYSYIRGLDTLKESLKGEKTIILDKNSELAQILYGNFN is encoded by the coding sequence ATGGAAAAGAAGAGATTTGGTTTTGGAAAAATATTAGTAATAATTGTACTGCTCGTTGCTGCTTTTCTTGTTGGCTCATCAATGTATGTGGTTCATCAGAATGAGTATGTAGCAGTAAGAAGATTCGGTAAGATCATTGCAATCGCTTCAGAACCCGGACTTCACTTTAAGACACCTTTTATTGAGGATACACAGTCAATCAGTGGTAAGATCATTATTTATGATATTCCTGCATCTGACGTTATCACCAAGGACAAGAAATCTATGATCACAGATACTTATGTTCTTTGGAGAGTATCAGATCCGCTTAAATATATTCAGACTCTTAATGCTGTAAGTGCAAGAGCTGATGAGAGAATAGAAGCTTCTGTCTACAATGCTACCAAGAATGCTATTTCATCTATGAGCCAGGATGAGGTTATCGAGGCAAGAGGAGAAACTCTTACCAAGCTGATCACAGAGGAGGCAAACTCTGATATGGCCGGATATGGTATTTCTATCATACAGGCTCAGATCAAGGCCCTTGATCTTCCTGATGACAACAAGCAGGCTGTTTATGAGAGAATGATCTCAGAGCGTAATAACATTGCAGCATCCTATACAGCACAGGGAGCTGCTGAAGCTCAGAAGATCCACAATGAGACTGACAAGCAGGTTGCAATCGTCAAGGCTCAGGCGCAGAAGAGCGCTGCTGTCCTTGAGGCAGAGGGAGAGGCTGCTTACATGGAGACTCTTTCCAAGGCTTATGACACAGAGGAAAAGGCAGAGTTTTACAGCTATATCAGAGGACTTGATACTCTCAAGGAATCACTTAAGGGAGAGAAGACTATCATCCTTGATAAGAACTCTGAGCTTGCTCAGATCCTATATGGTAACTTCAATTGA
- a CDS encoding TrpB-like pyridoxal phosphate-dependent enzyme encodes MSEEMKIPYKIYLSEDEIPRQWYNVRADMKNKPAPLLNPATLKPMTFDDLRPVFCDELIKQELDDTTPYIDIPDEVMDFYRMYRPAPLVRAYFLEKALGTPAKIYYKFEGNNTSGSHKLNSAIVQAYYAKKQGLKGVTTETGAGQWGTALSMASAYFGIDCKVYMVKVSYEQKPFRREVMRTYGASVTPSPSMDTEIGRKINAEHPGTTGSLGCAISEAVEVATKTEGYRYVLGSVLNQVLLHQTVIGLEAKAALDKYGVKPDIIIGCAGGGSNLGGLISPFMGEKLRGEADYRIIAVEPASCPSLTRGKFAYDFCDTGMVCPLAKMYTLGSNFIPSANHAGGLRYHGMSPILSQLYDDGLMEARSVEQTSVFEAAQQFARVEGILPAPESSHAIRAAIDEALKCKETGEEKTILFGLTGTGYFDMVAYQKFNDGVMMDYIPTDAELQKSFDTLPKINL; translated from the coding sequence ATGAGTGAAGAAATGAAGATTCCTTACAAAATTTATCTTAGCGAAGATGAGATACCCAGGCAGTGGTACAATGTCAGAGCTGATATGAAGAATAAACCGGCTCCACTTCTCAACCCGGCTACTCTCAAACCTATGACTTTTGATGATTTGAGACCTGTGTTCTGTGATGAGCTGATCAAGCAGGAGCTTGATGATACAACTCCTTATATTGATATTCCTGATGAAGTCATGGACTTTTACAGAATGTACAGACCGGCGCCTTTAGTAAGAGCATATTTCCTTGAGAAGGCACTTGGAACACCGGCCAAGATTTATTATAAATTTGAGGGTAATAATACAAGTGGCAGCCATAAGCTTAATTCTGCTATCGTTCAGGCATATTATGCCAAGAAGCAGGGACTTAAAGGCGTTACTACAGAAACCGGTGCCGGCCAGTGGGGAACAGCTTTGTCTATGGCTTCAGCCTATTTTGGAATAGACTGTAAGGTTTATATGGTTAAGGTTTCATATGAGCAGAAACCATTCAGAAGAGAAGTAATGCGTACTTATGGAGCCAGCGTAACTCCTTCACCTTCAATGGATACTGAGATAGGACGCAAGATAAATGCTGAGCATCCGGGAACTACAGGAAGTCTTGGCTGTGCAATTTCCGAGGCAGTTGAGGTTGCTACCAAGACTGAAGGCTACAGATATGTACTTGGAAGCGTGCTCAATCAGGTGCTTCTTCATCAGACCGTAATAGGTCTTGAAGCTAAGGCTGCACTTGATAAGTATGGCGTTAAGCCTGATATTATCATTGGATGCGCCGGCGGCGGATCAAACCTTGGAGGACTTATTTCTCCGTTCATGGGAGAAAAGCTCCGTGGAGAAGCTGATTACAGAATAATTGCTGTAGAGCCTGCAAGCTGCCCGTCTCTTACAAGGGGTAAGTTTGCTTATGATTTCTGCGATACCGGTATGGTGTGTCCTCTTGCCAAGATGTACACACTTGGAAGTAACTTTATTCCTTCTGCTAATCATGCGGGCGGTCTTCGCTATCATGGCATGAGCCCGATTCTTTCCCAGCTTTATGATGATGGCCTTATGGAAGCAAGATCAGTTGAGCAGACTTCAGTATTTGAGGCTGCTCAGCAGTTTGCGAGAGTTGAAGGAATCCTTCCGGCTCCCGAGTCAAGTCATGCAATCAGAGCAGCTATCGATGAAGCTCTTAAGTGCAAGGAGACAGGTGAGGAAAAGACAATTCTCTTTGGACTTACAGGTACTGGCTACTTTGATATGGTTGCTTATCAGAAGTTCAACGATGGAGTCATGATGGACTACATTCCTACAGATGCTGAGCTTCAGAAGAGCTTTGATACACTTCCCAAGATCAATCTTTGA
- the thrH gene encoding bifunctional phosphoserine phosphatase/homoserine phosphotransferase ThrH, whose translation MNIVCLDLEGVLVPEIWIAFSEASGIPELKKTTRDEPDYDKLMKWRIGILKEHGLGLKEIQDTIKKIDPLPGAKEFLDELRKITQVIIISDTFTQFATPLMEKLGWPTIFCNSLEVADNGEITGFKMRIEQSKLTTVKALQSIGYETIASGDSYNDLAMIQASKAGFLFRSTDKIKADYPELPAFEEYDDLLAAIKNNL comes from the coding sequence ATGAATATTGTATGTTTGGACTTAGAGGGTGTACTTGTTCCTGAAATATGGATTGCATTTTCTGAGGCTAGTGGAATTCCCGAGCTTAAGAAGACTACACGAGATGAACCTGATTATGACAAGCTTATGAAATGGAGAATAGGTATTCTCAAAGAGCATGGACTTGGACTTAAGGAGATACAGGATACTATCAAAAAGATAGATCCTCTTCCGGGGGCAAAAGAGTTTCTGGATGAGCTTAGAAAGATCACTCAGGTCATTATCATAAGTGATACATTTACTCAGTTTGCAACTCCTCTTATGGAGAAGCTTGGATGGCCTACTATTTTCTGCAATTCTCTTGAAGTTGCAGATAACGGTGAGATCACAGGCTTTAAGATGAGGATAGAGCAGTCCAAACTTACAACTGTTAAGGCTCTTCAGTCTATAGGTTATGAAACCATCGCAAGCGGAGACAGTTACAACGATCTTGCAATGATACAGGCATCCAAGGCAGGCTTTTTATTCAGATCAACTGATAAGATCAAGGCTGACTATCCGGAGCTTCCAGCTTTCGAAGAGTATGATGATCTTCTTGCAGCTATTAAAAATAACCTATAA
- a CDS encoding HIT family protein, giving the protein MKDCNCGYCVGGEPLAKFGIKICDLEVSQLILFKEQSHPGRCIVAYKDHVSEIVDISDADRNAFFADVNRAAKAIHKAFNPDKVNYGAYGDTGCHLHMHLVPKYKDEFEWGGVFEMNPQKVFLSDSEYAEMIEKIKAAL; this is encoded by the coding sequence ATGAAAGATTGTAACTGCGGATATTGTGTAGGTGGTGAGCCACTTGCCAAGTTTGGAATCAAGATTTGCGACCTGGAAGTGAGTCAGCTTATTCTTTTTAAAGAGCAGTCTCATCCGGGCAGATGTATAGTAGCATACAAGGATCATGTCAGTGAGATAGTTGATATATCTGATGCTGACAGAAATGCATTTTTTGCAGACGTTAATCGTGCCGCCAAGGCTATTCACAAGGCATTTAATCCTGATAAGGTTAACTATGGTGCTTATGGCGATACTGGATGTCATCTTCATATGCACCTTGTGCCTAAGTATAAGGACGAATTCGAGTGGGGCGGAGTTTTTGAGATGAACCCACAAAAGGTATTCTTATCTGATTCAGAATATGCTGAAATGATTGAGAAGATCAAGGCTGCACTTTGA
- a CDS encoding Mbeg1-like protein → MANIINYIKWRGDLEFEKVPFNKVDNLGLTMLIYNDFSGIVPGKDEYGRISIREAADKYFQTHSLEGLDKYAFDWVLYYMGKYKRFGNLYLSDYVDVNDTDRNMVFTAFTVHLPDGSHFVAYRGTTMEIDDWRLDFQISFEEIEAQRAAARYLQYVMSKYAGDIYVGGHSKGGNLAVYASMNSSSEVRNRIKKIYSFDGPGFCPELLEKDKFNEIKERIVHIVPAFCVVGMLFELQVPHEIVASSASKIAQHSGMTWKIEGNHFVHRRFLTDESTVYNNAIDDWIGNATMEQRRAFTRDIFDAMKAGGAVNINEISEGGFHDFGTILLSAANSESKTKIVVGKFFGSLWRSFEKIKILDAVKSLQGIIDLFLIFVGIIFLTIPQAVYSVLGGAIALVVAIWSAVMLVKAGVRDENPFIKRGRMIFHIIIMWFMVFIMSNLERIPKWTNLLMAIVFFSLAFASVRYIIKYKTTISGKAKFWMMLLAVVNVYIGIIAIVMPDRFGITKSVTLGSYLIIIGFIRLIIQLLEQMQNPKSDGRFYEDEEEK, encoded by the coding sequence ATGGCTAATATAATCAATTATATTAAGTGGCGTGGCGACCTTGAATTTGAAAAAGTTCCCTTTAATAAGGTTGATAATCTTGGGCTTACCATGCTTATTTATAATGATTTTTCCGGTATAGTTCCTGGCAAAGATGAATATGGCCGAATTTCTATCAGGGAAGCTGCAGATAAGTATTTTCAGACTCATAGTCTTGAAGGACTTGATAAGTATGCCTTTGACTGGGTTTTATACTACATGGGGAAGTACAAACGTTTTGGAAATCTGTATTTATCCGATTATGTGGATGTGAACGACACTGACAGAAATATGGTGTTTACAGCTTTTACTGTTCATCTTCCGGATGGAAGTCATTTTGTCGCATATCGCGGAACGACAATGGAAATTGATGACTGGAGACTGGATTTCCAGATCAGTTTTGAAGAAATAGAGGCGCAGAGGGCGGCAGCGAGATACCTTCAATATGTTATGAGCAAGTACGCAGGAGATATATACGTAGGTGGGCACTCAAAAGGCGGCAATCTGGCTGTTTATGCATCTATGAATTCTTCTTCTGAGGTCAGAAACAGAATTAAAAAGATATATAGTTTTGATGGCCCTGGTTTTTGCCCCGAGCTTTTAGAGAAAGATAAATTTAACGAGATAAAAGAGAGAATCGTACATATAGTACCGGCATTCTGCGTAGTTGGAATGTTGTTCGAACTTCAGGTTCCCCATGAAATTGTAGCATCCAGTGCTTCTAAAATAGCCCAGCATTCAGGTATGACCTGGAAAATAGAAGGAAATCACTTTGTTCATAGAAGATTTCTCACTGATGAAAGTACAGTCTATAACAATGCCATCGATGACTGGATTGGAAATGCGACAATGGAGCAGAGAAGGGCGTTTACCAGAGATATCTTTGATGCGATGAAGGCAGGAGGAGCTGTTAACATTAACGAAATCTCAGAAGGCGGATTCCACGATTTTGGAACGATCCTTTTATCGGCAGCCAATTCAGAGAGTAAGACCAAGATAGTTGTAGGTAAGTTTTTTGGCTCCCTTTGGAGATCATTTGAGAAAATCAAGATTTTAGATGCTGTTAAATCTCTTCAGGGTATTATAGATCTCTTTCTTATATTTGTTGGTATTATCTTTTTGACTATTCCGCAGGCAGTTTATAGTGTTCTTGGCGGAGCTATAGCGCTTGTAGTTGCCATTTGGAGTGCTGTTATGCTTGTTAAGGCGGGAGTTAGAGATGAAAATCCATTTATAAAACGGGGAAGAATGATATTCCACATTATTATTATGTGGTTTATGGTCTTTATCATGTCTAACCTAGAGAGAATACCGAAATGGACTAATCTGCTGATGGCAATAGTATTCTTTTCTCTGGCTTTTGCCAGTGTGAGGTACATTATAAAATATAAGACAACAATTTCAGGAAAAGCCAAGTTTTGGATGATGCTCCTGGCGGTTGTTAATGTTTACATTGGTATTATTGCGATTGTAATGCCGGATAGATTTGGCATTACTAAATCAGTAACACTGGGAAGCTATCTTATAATTATTGGATTTATAAGGCTTATAATCCAGCTTCTGGAACAGATGCAGAATCCAAAGAGTGATGGCAGATTTTATGAAGATGAGGAAGAAAAATAA
- a CDS encoding phosphoribosylaminoimidazolesuccinocarboxamide synthase translates to MQEFKPVKEGKVREIYDVGENLIMVATDRISAFDVILKNKVSTKGAVLTQMSKFWFDYTKDVVKNHMVSVDTNDMPEFFRTPDFTGNSMLCKKLRMIPVECIVRGYITGSGWKSYQENGTVCGIKLPEGLQECDKLPEPIYTPSTKAEIGDHDENIDFERSIEVLEKEFPGHGEYYATKIRDYTIALYKKCADYALTRGIIIADTKFEFGVDENGEVVLADEMLTPDSSRFWPVEGYEPGHDQPSFDKQFVRNYLKAHPECDYNLPQDVIDKTIDKYHEAYKLLTGKELNA, encoded by the coding sequence ATGCAGGAATTTAAGCCAGTAAAAGAAGGAAAAGTTCGAGAGATCTATGATGTAGGCGAGAACCTTATCATGGTTGCTACCGACAGAATTTCAGCCTTTGATGTAATCCTTAAGAACAAAGTATCTACCAAAGGCGCAGTATTAACACAGATGTCCAAGTTTTGGTTCGACTATACCAAAGATGTGGTAAAAAACCACATGGTAAGCGTTGATACAAACGACATGCCAGAGTTTTTCAGAACACCAGATTTTACCGGTAACAGCATGCTTTGCAAGAAGCTGAGAATGATACCAGTTGAATGTATTGTTCGCGGCTATATTACAGGTAGTGGTTGGAAGAGTTATCAGGAAAATGGCACAGTATGTGGCATCAAGCTTCCTGAGGGATTACAGGAATGCGATAAGCTTCCTGAACCAATTTACACACCTAGTACCAAGGCAGAAATCGGTGATCACGATGAGAACATCGATTTCGAGCGTAGCATCGAGGTTCTTGAAAAAGAGTTCCCAGGTCACGGTGAATACTATGCTACCAAGATCAGAGATTACACAATTGCTCTTTACAAAAAATGTGCTGACTACGCTCTCACTCGTGGTATCATCATCGCAGATACCAAGTTTGAGTTTGGCGTAGATGAGAACGGTGAAGTAGTTCTTGCAGATGAAATGCTCACACCTGACAGCTCACGTTTCTGGCCTGTAGAAGGTTACGAGCCAGGTCACGATCAGCCATCCTTTGACAAGCAGTTTGTACGTAACTACTTAAAGGCTCATCCTGAATGTGACTACAATCTTCCTCAGGATGTCATCGATAAGACTATTGATAAATATCACGAAGCTTACAAGCTTCTTACAGGTAAGGAACTTAACGCCTAA
- a CDS encoding ABC-F family ATP-binding cassette domain-containing protein — translation MISANNVTLRVGKKALFEEVNIKFTPGNCYGIIGANGAGKSTFLKILSGQIETTNGDVVISDGERLSFLEQDHFKYDDNVVLDTVIAGNARLFEIKNEKDAIYAKEDFTDEDGIRASELEAEFAEMNGWEAESDAESLLNGLGIDTEYHYKLMKELDGAQKVKVLLARALFGNPDILLLDEPTNHLDLDAIAWLEEFLINFENTVIVVSHDRYFLNKVCTYIADIDYGKIQLYAGNYDFWYESSQLMIRQMKEANKKKEEQIKELKEFIARFSANASKSKQATSRKKALEKIELDTIKPSSRKYPYIDFRPDREIGNEVLTVDGISKTINGEKVLDNVSFVVQRDDKIAFVGGNELAKTTLFQILTGEIEPDEGTYKWGVTTSQAYFPKDNTKEFDNDYTITEWLTGYSEIKDATYVRGFLGRMLFAGEDGVKKVKVLSGGEKVRCLLSKMMISGANCLIFDEPTNHLDMESISALNDGMIKFPGVELFACRDHQVVQTTANRIMEILPDGSLIDKRSTYDEYLENDEMARKRTVYNTATDEEEDD, via the coding sequence ATGATTAGTGCAAATAACGTAACCTTAAGAGTTGGTAAGAAAGCTCTTTTTGAAGAAGTTAACATCAAGTTCACTCCCGGTAACTGCTACGGTATCATCGGAGCAAACGGTGCCGGTAAATCTACATTTCTCAAGATTTTGTCAGGACAGATTGAGACAACAAATGGTGATGTAGTTATTTCAGATGGTGAGCGTTTATCATTCCTTGAACAGGATCACTTCAAATATGACGATAATGTTGTACTTGATACTGTTATCGCCGGTAATGCGCGTCTCTTCGAGATCAAGAATGAGAAAGATGCAATATACGCCAAGGAAGATTTCACCGATGAAGACGGTATCAGAGCAAGTGAGCTCGAGGCTGAATTTGCCGAGATGAATGGTTGGGAAGCTGAATCAGATGCAGAGTCTCTTCTTAACGGACTTGGAATCGATACAGAATACCACTACAAACTTATGAAAGAGCTCGATGGTGCCCAGAAGGTCAAGGTTTTGCTTGCAAGAGCACTCTTTGGTAATCCTGATATTCTTCTTCTGGATGAGCCTACTAACCACCTTGATCTTGACGCTATTGCCTGGCTTGAGGAGTTCCTTATCAACTTTGAGAACACAGTCATCGTCGTTTCTCATGACCGTTATTTCCTCAACAAGGTTTGCACTTATATTGCAGATATAGATTATGGCAAGATTCAGCTCTATGCCGGTAACTATGATTTCTGGTACGAGTCATCACAGCTGATGATCCGTCAGATGAAGGAAGCCAACAAGAAGAAAGAGGAACAAATCAAAGAGCTCAAGGAATTCATTGCCCGTTTCTCCGCTAACGCAAGTAAGAGTAAGCAGGCTACTTCCAGAAAGAAAGCTCTTGAGAAGATCGAGCTTGATACAATCAAACCATCCAGCCGTAAATATCCATACATTGACTTCAGACCAGACAGAGAGATTGGTAACGAAGTCCTTACCGTTGATGGTATCTCCAAGACAATCAATGGTGAGAAGGTTCTTGATAACGTATCTTTTGTTGTTCAGCGCGATGACAAGATCGCATTCGTAGGCGGCAACGAGCTTGCCAAGACTACTCTCTTCCAGATTCTCACAGGAGAGATTGAGCCTGACGAGGGAACTTACAAATGGGGTGTTACAACATCTCAGGCTTACTTCCCCAAGGACAACACCAAAGAGTTCGATAATGATTACACAATTACCGAGTGGCTCACAGGCTACTCTGAGATTAAGGATGCAACATACGTAAGAGGATTCCTTGGACGTATGCTGTTCGCAGGAGAAGACGGAGTTAAAAAGGTTAAGGTTCTCTCCGGTGGTGAGAAGGTTCGTTGCCTTCTTTCCAAGATGATGATAAGCGGTGCAAACTGTCTTATCTTTGATGAGCCTACTAACCATCTTGATATGGAATCAATCTCCGCACTAAACGACGGAATGATCAAATTCCCAGGTGTAGAGCTTTTTGCTTGTCGTGACCATCAGGTTGTTCAGACAACAGCCAACAGAATCATGGAGATTCTCCCTGACGGATCACTTATCGACAAGCGTTCTACATACGATGAGTACCTTGAAAATGATGAAATGGCCAGAAAGCGTACAGTTTATAACACTGCTACTGACGAAGAGGAAGACGACTGA